CGACTTCTTTGTTTATTTTATCGACTTTTAGTATCCGGACATAGACCCGGTCTCCGAGCTGGAACCGCCGTGATGTATGTTCTCCTTCAAGTGCATAGTGCGATTCATTAAAATGATAATAATCATCGGAAATCGAACTGATATGAATTAACCCTTCAATGAGGAAATCTTCTAACTCGACAAAAAGACCGTAGGCGGTTACACCAGAAATTATACCATAATATTCATTGCCGACCTTGTCGTGCAGAAACTCAATTTTTTTCATTAATACTGATTCTCGTTCTGCTTCCATTGCGGTTCGTTCGGTTTCAGAACAATGGATAGCGATATTATGCAATTGCTGGGATACCTGCGAGATATCATCGAATCGAGTTTGGAGCGTTCGCGATTTGCGGAGTAATCGGTGAACGATTAAATCCGGATACCGCCGAATCGGGGACGTAAAGTGAGTATATATCGGAAATGCTAATCCGAAATGACCAATATTCTCGACGGCATATCGTGCTTCTTTCATTTCGCGTAACAGGAGCTGATTCAGGAAAATTTCTTCTGGTTTTCCAGCAATTAATGTTAAGATACGTTGAATTTCTTTAGCTGGCATCGGTTCAGCAACTTTCATTGTATAACCCAATGATTTCAGAAACGTTTGGAATTCGCGCATTTTTTCGGTATCTGGCGGCTGATGAACCCGATACATGAACGGTAGTTGTAATGCGTGCATATGTGTCGCCACGGTTCGATTCGCCACGAGCATAAATTCTTCAATAATCTGATGCGAAATATCTTTTTGTATTTTTTTTATCTCAAGCACTCGCCCGTTTTCATCCAGGATAACTTTTGTTTCCGGCAAGTTGAAATCAATACTACCCTGCTGCAGTCGTTTGGTATAAAGCCGGCGCGCTAACTGTTCCATTTCTTTAAGGATGTTAACGATGGTATCCGACACCACGCCGTTCGTTTCCTGCGGCGAGACGAGAATCTGTTGTACCTGGTCATAGGTGAGTCGTGCAGAACTTCGGATGATACTATCAACGATAGTGTAGTTCATTAGATTTCCTGCAGAATCGAAATCCATTAAGCAACTTATGGTTAATCGATCAACGCCAGGATTCAAACTACAGATTCCGTTCGACAGCTGGGGCGGAAGCATTGGCAGAACTCGGTCAACTAAATAGACACTATTCCCGCGCCGATACGCTTCAATATCGAGAGCGGAGTTCTCTTGGACAAAATAACTCACGTCGGCGATATGGACTCCGAGCCGATATCCAGCAGCGGTTTTTTCGAGCGAAACTGCATCATCGAAATCTTTCGCATCAGCGGGGTCGATGGTAAAAGTGATTAAATTGCGTAAATCGAGCCTTTTCTTGGTATCAATTGGTTGTTCTGCAACTGCTTCAGCTTCTTGAATAACATTGATAGGGAATACCGCTGGTAAATTATATTTTTCGATGACGGATTGGATATCCACTCCTGGTTCATCCGGATAGCCAAGAATATCAATAATTTCACCTTCCGGATTCAGTTGCTCGGAACTCCAATCAAGCAGTTTAACTACAACTTTTTGTCCACGTTTAGCGCCCCGGATTTTTTTTCGACTGATATAGATATCGTGGAACAATCTCTTATCATCAGGCACTACAAAACAAAAATATCGGTTCGTATCAAATATTCCGACAATTTTCTTCTGTGCTCGTTCGAGGATGCGAATAATCCTGCCGTTCGGTTTTCCAAGCTGATTCTTCCCTTCAATTCGAACCACGACTTTATCGCCATGCATTGCCGTTCCGAAGTTGCGACCATGAACATAAATATCCGGTAGCGATACATTATCGGGGATAACAAACCCGTATCCTTGCGGATTTGCCTGCAATGTACCAACAATCAGATTCATTGCGGTAGCGAGTCCGAGCCGTTTCTTGCGGATACGAACAAGTTTTCCAGACCGGGTTAATGCTTGCAATACGTCATGGATTGCTGCTTTTTCATCCGGCGGAACATTCAATTTTTTCATGAGTTCTCGCGGATGAAATGGCCGAGGAAAATTTTGCTGAATAAAAGCTAAAAGTTCGTTTTCGTTTAGCATACAGTTTACTTCTTACTGCAACGTCCGTAGCAATATTAACATGATGGTTGTCCTTCGTTTATCGACCTTTGTCCTTTAGCACGGAGTTGACCACAGGCAGCGAAAATATCTTGCCCGCGACTTTCGCGAATCAATACCGTATAATTTTGGTCGACGAGCGCTTGCTGAAAACGAAGCACGGTTTCAGCACTTGGTCGTTTAAATTCGCAGCCTGGAATTTCATTAAATGGAATTAAATTAATTTTGCATCTGATTCCTTGGAGCAACTTACCTAGTCGATGCGCATCCGCAAGCGAATCATTGATTCCAGCGATTAAGACATATTCGAACGTAATTCGGCGCCGTTTCGGTAGCGGATATGCCCGAATCGCTTGGAATAATTGTTCAATCGAGGTTTTTTTATGTATCGGCATGAGATAATTCCGTTGTTCGTCAGTAGTTGCGTTCAATGAAATCGCA
The sequence above is a segment of the bacterium genome. Coding sequences within it:
- the rnr gene encoding ribonuclease R, with the translated sequence MLNENELLAFIQQNFPRPFHPRELMKKLNVPPDEKAAIHDVLQALTRSGKLVRIRKKRLGLATAMNLIVGTLQANPQGYGFVIPDNVSLPDIYVHGRNFGTAMHGDKVVVRIEGKNQLGKPNGRIIRILERAQKKIVGIFDTNRYFCFVVPDDKRLFHDIYISRKKIRGAKRGQKVVVKLLDWSSEQLNPEGEIIDILGYPDEPGVDIQSVIEKYNLPAVFPINVIQEAEAVAEQPIDTKKRLDLRNLITFTIDPADAKDFDDAVSLEKTAAGYRLGVHIADVSYFVQENSALDIEAYRRGNSVYLVDRVLPMLPPQLSNGICSLNPGVDRLTISCLMDFDSAGNLMNYTIVDSIIRSSARLTYDQVQQILVSPQETNGVVSDTIVNILKEMEQLARRLYTKRLQQGSIDFNLPETKVILDENGRVLEIKKIQKDISHQIIEEFMLVANRTVATHMHALQLPFMYRVHQPPDTEKMREFQTFLKSLGYTMKVAEPMPAKEIQRILTLIAGKPEEIFLNQLLLREMKEARYAVENIGHFGLAFPIYTHFTSPIRRYPDLIVHRLLRKSRTLQTRFDDISQVSQQLHNIAIHCSETERTAMEAERESVLMKKIEFLHDKVGNEYYGIISGVTAYGLFVELEDFLIEGLIHISSISDDYYHFNESHYALEGEHTSRRFQLGDRVYVRILKVDKINKEVDLELVEHA